In one window of Chryseobacterium phocaeense DNA:
- a CDS encoding T9SS type A sorting domain-containing protein yields the protein MMGLLLAVSLTAVSKGQCLKTVHTQFETVAAISADGNIWEWGSNHYGQLGTNDYTDRGTPFQLTTSGDWKSVSHSYMSTVALKNDGTRWGWGEGNQLGNGSTSPVHLPVQIGTDHWKAIYNGLFTVYGVKMDGTLWVWGTGIEGQFGNGTMPADPSLVPVQAGPDTDWQFLAVGSHHTLGLKNNGTLWSWGNNGVGQLGIDSTVSNFSIPQQIGTDSNWKTVSTKGGYSLALKSDGSLWAWGANEHGELGDGTTIQRRSPVRIGNSFDWKIITTATYDKSFAIKNDGSLWAWGKNEYGGLGDGTTIQRTSPIQIGNDYDWKSIDCGALQCVAIKQDNSVWSWGGNHSGQLGNGTISASFTLTPTMVMGPCSLLGTADNKLFSAKQVKIYPNPVLEKIHFSKEIKSIRIYSVTGALIEYFSDLNTNVLDVSTLLPGTYTIDAVTVDGNNLQEKIIKK from the coding sequence ATGATGGGTTTATTACTGGCTGTTTCTTTGACTGCGGTTTCTAAAGGACAATGTTTGAAAACAGTTCATACACAATTTGAAACGGTAGCTGCGATAAGTGCTGATGGAAATATCTGGGAGTGGGGAAGCAACCATTATGGGCAGTTGGGGACAAATGATTATACAGACAGAGGCACGCCCTTCCAGCTTACCACATCAGGTGACTGGAAAAGCGTTTCACATTCCTATATGTCGACAGTAGCCTTGAAGAATGACGGAACCCGTTGGGGATGGGGAGAAGGGAATCAGCTTGGAAATGGATCTACATCTCCGGTTCATTTACCTGTACAAATAGGTACGGATCATTGGAAAGCAATCTATAATGGGCTTTTTACCGTTTACGGTGTTAAAATGGATGGAACTCTCTGGGTTTGGGGAACGGGAATTGAAGGTCAGTTTGGAAACGGAACTATGCCGGCTGATCCTTCATTAGTCCCTGTACAGGCTGGACCGGATACAGACTGGCAGTTTCTGGCCGTAGGCAGTCACCATACACTTGGGCTGAAGAACAACGGAACATTATGGTCCTGGGGAAACAACGGTGTGGGGCAGCTAGGTATAGATAGCACAGTAAGTAATTTTTCTATCCCGCAGCAAATAGGAACAGATAGCAATTGGAAAACCGTTTCTACAAAAGGAGGTTATAGTCTGGCACTGAAGTCGGATGGAAGCTTGTGGGCCTGGGGAGCGAATGAACATGGTGAACTGGGTGATGGGACAACAATCCAACGGAGATCCCCGGTACGTATTGGGAATTCCTTTGATTGGAAAATAATTACTACAGCTACTTATGATAAAAGTTTTGCAATTAAGAACGATGGAAGTTTATGGGCGTGGGGAAAAAATGAATATGGCGGATTGGGGGATGGAACTACCATACAACGAACCTCTCCTATACAGATTGGAAATGATTACGACTGGAAAAGTATAGACTGTGGGGCCCTTCAATGCGTAGCAATAAAACAGGATAATTCCGTATGGTCGTGGGGAGGAAATCATTCCGGGCAGCTTGGAAATGGAACTATTTCAGCGTCATTTACACTTACTCCTACTATGGTTATGGGACCTTGTTCTTTGCTTGGAACTGCTGACAATAAGCTTTTTTCAGCAAAGCAGGTAAAGATCTATCCTAATCCAGTGTTAGAAAAGATTCATTTTTCTAAAGAAATCAAAAGCATCAGGATTTACAGTGTAACCGGTGCGCTGATAGAATATTTTTCAGATTTAAACACTAATGTATTGGATGTTTCGACATTGCTACCTGGAACATATACTATAGATGCGGTTACTGTTGACGGAAATAATTTGCAGGAGAAGATAATCAAAAAATAA
- a CDS encoding VOC family protein, protein MNLVSIRIITAHIETLIPFYEQITGLQAIQYTPDFAELKTPAATLAIGSTRTLQFFGGEAVAQPAENRSAIIEFRVDDVEKEFARLKDFLATYIVQEPTTMPWGNKSLLFRDPDGNLVGPY, encoded by the coding sequence ATGAATTTAGTATCCATCCGTATTATTACGGCCCATATTGAGACCCTGATCCCGTTTTATGAACAGATTACAGGCCTTCAGGCCATACAGTATACTCCTGATTTTGCCGAACTGAAAACGCCTGCAGCAACCCTTGCTATCGGAAGCACCAGGACTTTACAGTTTTTCGGGGGCGAAGCGGTGGCACAACCTGCTGAAAACCGTTCTGCAATTATAGAATTCAGGGTTGATGACGTAGAGAAAGAATTTGCAAGGCTAAAGGATTTCCTGGCTACTTATATTGTTCAGGAACCGACTACCATGCCATGGGGAAATAAGTCTTTATTATTCAGGGATCCTGATGGGAATCTGGTTGGCCCCTATTAA
- a CDS encoding BamA/TamA family outer membrane protein: protein MYHISQPSMTRLLVILMLFLNGLFLIKAQERKDSLYYKIENFSDKRKVTKFIHRFIFRREADSASVRTTTEKLSQETHHGKHIRNIRIETIDPFGYGSEEKKEKSNWYDWFTNHLHANTRNSTVNNYLLFKKGEEYNAQKLYESERLLRAMPFINRVNISVSDSTSGKDSIDVVVKVLDSWSLKPRLSYSGSKIGLGVTEENVLGLGHELNLLYRNDSKEKQDYLLGSYTAYNLWGTYINAQLLGERDFLKNERINFNVKRDFFSPLTKWAGGFTFEYFMRNVFLPVETDTGTENRFPEVQIKVYSQDLWGGYQIPISSGASEKVNTNIALIGRFQNYQYKDSPGIDQYQYFSSYSSFLMSVGYIQRNFSVQKNIFQYDLPEDIAYGNSASITAGALSRSNDVMPYLGLSASYGKFIKGGYFNLKAQFGRFFNEDSRNRESFRLEGTYFTDLMDWKFAKARHFFSPTLALGNPQHNYSYKDRINLTSTDEFPVYDADYIGTKKLVLRYQLQLFINKTWKNFHFSPYLTAAVGWLGMPDDKLFKTNTNTKIGIGVLINNPFLVFNRIQISFTYYPRVPFDNNSVFDFNSNRNNLLPMNSFGTDIPHFVNFGN, encoded by the coding sequence ATGTATCATATTTCTCAACCATCCATGACCAGACTGCTTGTAATTTTAATGTTGTTTTTAAATGGCTTATTCCTCATAAAAGCACAGGAAAGAAAAGACTCACTGTATTATAAAATTGAAAATTTTTCAGATAAAAGGAAAGTGACCAAATTCATCCACCGCTTCATATTCCGGCGGGAGGCGGATTCTGCGTCTGTCAGGACAACAACGGAGAAGCTTTCGCAGGAAACTCATCATGGGAAACACATCAGAAATATCAGGATAGAAACCATTGACCCGTTTGGATACGGTTCGGAAGAGAAAAAAGAAAAATCCAACTGGTATGACTGGTTCACCAATCATCTTCATGCCAATACAAGAAATTCAACCGTTAATAATTATCTGCTTTTTAAGAAAGGGGAAGAATATAATGCCCAGAAGCTTTACGAATCCGAACGTTTGCTGAGGGCGATGCCTTTTATCAATAGGGTGAATATCAGCGTTTCGGACAGTACTTCCGGCAAGGATTCCATTGACGTGGTGGTCAAGGTGCTCGATTCCTGGAGCCTGAAGCCGAGACTAAGTTATTCCGGAAGCAAGATTGGCCTTGGAGTTACCGAAGAAAATGTATTGGGATTGGGGCATGAACTGAATCTGTTGTACAGAAACGATTCCAAAGAAAAGCAGGATTATCTTTTGGGAAGTTATACAGCCTACAACCTTTGGGGAACTTATATCAATGCCCAGCTTTTGGGAGAACGTGATTTTCTGAAAAATGAAAGGATCAATTTCAATGTCAAAAGAGATTTTTTCTCGCCGCTGACCAAATGGGCGGGAGGTTTTACTTTTGAATATTTTATGCGGAATGTATTTCTTCCTGTTGAAACAGACACAGGTACAGAAAACCGCTTTCCGGAAGTTCAGATTAAAGTCTACAGCCAGGATTTATGGGGAGGTTACCAGATTCCCATTTCATCAGGTGCCTCTGAAAAAGTGAATACCAATATTGCATTAATAGGAAGGTTTCAGAACTATCAGTATAAAGACAGCCCCGGAATAGATCAATATCAGTACTTCAGCTCTTACAGCAGTTTTCTGATGTCTGTAGGCTATATTCAACGGAATTTCTCCGTTCAGAAGAATATTTTTCAATATGATCTGCCGGAGGATATTGCTTACGGTAATTCGGCGAGCATTACGGCCGGAGCTTTATCAAGAAGTAATGACGTGATGCCCTATCTGGGCCTTTCCGCCTCGTACGGTAAATTTATAAAGGGAGGGTATTTCAATCTGAAAGCCCAGTTCGGAAGGTTTTTTAATGAAGACAGCCGTAACCGGGAATCTTTCCGCCTGGAAGGAACCTATTTTACAGACCTGATGGATTGGAAATTTGCAAAAGCAAGACATTTCTTTTCTCCTACGCTGGCTTTAGGAAACCCACAGCACAACTATTCTTACAAAGACAGGATCAATCTTACTTCTACAGACGAGTTTCCCGTATACGATGCAGATTATATAGGAACCAAAAAACTGGTTCTGAGGTATCAGCTTCAGCTATTTATCAATAAAACCTGGAAGAATTTCCACTTCAGCCCCTATTTAACTGCGGCAGTCGGTTGGCTGGGTATGCCTGATGACAAGCTTTTTAAGACGAACACAAACACAAAAATCGGGATCGGGGTGTTAATTAATAATCCGTTTCTGGTTTTCAACAGGATTCAGATTTCTTTCACTTATTATCCACGGGTGCCTTTCGACAATAATTCGGTTTTTGATTTTAACAGCAACCGCAATAATCTTCTGCCAATGAATAGCTTTGGTACCGATATCCCTCACTTTGTGAATTTTGGAAACTGA
- a CDS encoding peptidoglycan-binding protein, producing MNTGKQLLETAGKHIGEKYVFGAIVPFENAGYKGPWDCAEFISWIVYQVTGIKIGIRGLEAYTGYWAKDAAAFCRKITVNEASQTYGAIVFRSPGYKGIKIGHIAFSDGKGGTVEAKSAREGVCESTIDGRAWEYGLLINGVDYETNSKLVADYHIPPLNFYVKSPLMKHAIVEDTKKRLSRLNLYHGVINDIYDEETAKAVANYQNIKGLVVDGVLGKDTLKSLQVRQYTSIEKNMLWFKQNFEAKIKAKLAGTPFDLYLMMAIAYQETGYVWSKMIGKTTVDDLLMCCTGDTLDAPNRSAFPTDKAALIAHQDGDKMFLIAREALKNVGRWEAAYKKLYDTKPDKFCHGYGIFQYDLQFFKTNPGFFLNKEWGNIDKVIEMAVNELKAAQNRIPSYRGKTTLTITEQIYVAIAYNKGTADITKGFKQGYRNDAGKYYGELVYEYYLLASAL from the coding sequence ATGAATACCGGAAAACAACTATTAGAAACAGCCGGGAAACATATTGGAGAAAAATATGTTTTCGGCGCCATTGTACCTTTTGAAAATGCAGGTTACAAAGGTCCCTGGGATTGTGCGGAATTTATTTCCTGGATTGTATACCAGGTGACAGGAATTAAAATAGGAATAAGAGGACTGGAAGCCTATACAGGATACTGGGCTAAAGATGCAGCAGCTTTCTGCAGAAAAATAACAGTTAACGAAGCTTCTCAAACTTATGGTGCTATTGTATTCCGGTCACCCGGCTACAAAGGAATAAAAATAGGGCATATTGCATTCAGTGACGGCAAAGGCGGGACGGTAGAAGCTAAAAGCGCAAGGGAAGGAGTATGCGAAAGTACCATTGATGGCAGGGCATGGGAATATGGTCTTTTGATTAATGGAGTGGATTATGAAACCAATTCAAAACTGGTTGCTGATTATCATATTCCGCCATTGAATTTTTATGTCAAATCACCACTCATGAAGCATGCTATTGTTGAGGATACCAAAAAAAGACTTTCCAGACTTAATTTATATCATGGGGTTATCAATGATATATATGATGAGGAAACCGCCAAAGCCGTAGCCAATTATCAGAATATAAAAGGGCTTGTGGTAGATGGTGTATTGGGCAAAGATACTCTGAAGTCCCTTCAGGTGCGGCAGTATACGTCCATTGAAAAAAACATGCTCTGGTTCAAACAAAATTTTGAAGCCAAAATAAAAGCAAAACTGGCAGGAACTCCTTTCGATCTCTATCTCATGATGGCCATTGCCTATCAGGAAACCGGCTATGTCTGGAGTAAGATGATAGGCAAAACTACAGTAGACGATTTACTGATGTGCTGTACCGGAGACACCCTTGATGCACCCAACAGAAGCGCTTTTCCCACGGATAAAGCTGCTTTGATAGCCCATCAGGACGGGGATAAAATGTTCCTGATTGCCCGGGAAGCTCTGAAAAATGTAGGACGCTGGGAAGCTGCCTACAAAAAGCTTTACGATACCAAACCTGATAAATTTTGCCATGGCTATGGTATTTTTCAGTACGACCTGCAGTTCTTTAAAACGAACCCCGGTTTTTTCCTCAATAAAGAATGGGGAAACATTGATAAAGTCATTGAAATGGCCGTGAATGAATTAAAAGCGGCACAAAACAGGATTCCTTCCTACCGGGGCAAAACCACACTTACCATTACAGAACAGATCTATGTGGCCATTGCGTACAATAAAGGTACGGCCGATATCACCAAAGGCTTTAAGCAGGGATACCGGAATGATGCCGGAAAATATTACGGCGAACTGGTTTACGAATACTACCTGCTTGCTTCGGCCTTGTAA